One window from the genome of Pseudomonas fluorescens encodes:
- the ribD gene encoding bifunctional diaminohydroxyphosphoribosylaminopyrimidine deaminase/5-amino-6-(5-phosphoribosylamino)uracil reductase RibD, with amino-acid sequence MTVPAQQAVLDAHYMARALELARRGHYTTHPNPRVGCVIVRDGQIVGEGWHIRAGEPHAEVHALRAAGDNARGATAYVTLEPCSHHGRTPPCADALVNAGVARVVAAMQDPNPAVAGRGLQRLAQAGIATESGVLEGEARKLNEGFLKRMEQGLPFVRVKLAMSLDGRTAMESGESQWITGPAARSAVQRLRAQASVVLTGADTVLADNARLTVRADELGLDAEQTALVMSRPPLRVLVDGRLRVPLDAPFFKAGPALVATCMAVEEQYANGPECMIVAGDDGQVDLRRLLVALAARDVNEVLVEAGPRLAGAFARQGLVDEFQIFIAGKFLGSSARPLLDWPLAQMKDAPQLKITEIRAVGDDWRVIAVPVPPASV; translated from the coding sequence ATGACTGTCCCGGCGCAGCAGGCCGTCCTCGACGCCCACTACATGGCCCGCGCCCTGGAGTTGGCGCGGCGCGGTCACTACACCACCCACCCCAACCCCCGGGTCGGTTGCGTGATCGTGCGTGACGGGCAGATTGTCGGCGAAGGCTGGCACATCCGCGCTGGCGAGCCCCATGCCGAAGTCCATGCCCTGCGGGCCGCCGGTGACAACGCCCGGGGCGCCACGGCCTACGTGACCCTCGAGCCTTGCAGTCATCACGGGCGTACCCCGCCTTGTGCCGATGCGCTGGTCAATGCCGGCGTGGCGCGGGTGGTGGCAGCGATGCAGGACCCTAACCCGGCAGTCGCCGGGCGCGGCCTGCAACGCCTGGCCCAGGCCGGCATCGCCACCGAAAGCGGCGTGCTGGAAGGTGAGGCGCGCAAGCTCAATGAAGGTTTTCTCAAGCGCATGGAACAGGGCCTGCCGTTCGTGCGGGTCAAGCTCGCCATGAGCCTGGATGGCCGCACCGCCATGGAAAGCGGCGAAAGCCAGTGGATCACCGGCCCGGCCGCACGTTCGGCGGTCCAGCGCCTACGCGCCCAGGCCAGTGTGGTGCTGACCGGCGCCGACACGGTGTTGGCGGACAATGCCCGGCTGACCGTGCGCGCCGATGAACTCGGGCTGGATGCCGAGCAGACTGCGTTGGTCATGAGCCGTCCGCCGTTGCGGGTACTGGTGGACGGGCGCTTGCGGGTGCCGCTGGATGCGCCGTTTTTCAAGGCCGGCCCGGCGCTGGTCGCTACCTGCATGGCGGTGGAAGAACAATACGCCAACGGTCCTGAATGCATGATCGTGGCGGGCGATGACGGCCAGGTCGATCTGCGTAGGCTGCTGGTGGCGCTGGCTGCCCGGGATGTCAATGAGGTGCTGGTGGAGGCTGGTCCGCGCCTGGCGGGGGCTTTTGCCCGGCAGGGGCTGGTGGACGAGTTCCAGATTTTCATCGCCGGCAAGTTCCTCGGTTCTTCGGCGAGGCCACTGCTGGACTGGCCGCTGGCGCAGATGAAGGACGCTCCCCAGTTGAAAATCACCGAAATCCGTGCCGTGGGCGATGACTGGCGAGTCATCGCCGTTCCCGTGCCACCGGCCAGCGTATAA